The genomic DNA AGTCACCATCTACAGCAAGCTGCCCGTTGAGACGGTCAAGTTCTTTGAGAAGCTCGGCCTCAGACGCATCGTCGATTCCCTGCCGCGATATGCCCGGCTCGAATGCCCTGACGGCGAATCGACGCTGTCGGTGCACATCGACGACGCAGCCGTTACCACCAACAGCATCGTCCTCTACTTCGAGTGCGAAGATCTCGACGCCGAAGTCGAACGCCTCAAGTCCCTCGGCCTCGAATTCACCCCCAAGCCCCGACCGACGAACCCTGGCTCTGGCGCGAGGCTTATCTGCTCGACCCAAGCGGCAACAAGATCTGCCTCTTCACAGCCGGTGACAACCGCAAAAACCCGCCGTGGCAGATAAATGCAAGCCCACAGGTAATTCAGGGCGTTCGACTAATTTTATACCGCAATTCGTACGCTTAAGATCGTTTTCCGTAAGCTTTCAAGCGTATTTTGAGGCCTTGCAACGTATTGTGAAAGCTCAAAATACACCCTGTTCCTTAAATATTGCCGTTCGCTTTAGCGAACGGTCGCGATTCCACAACAAACAATTGGGCTTGAGCCCAATTCTCTATGGTTAACCGCCCACAAGTCGCATAAAGCCCGCAAATACTGGCTCTTGATGAAAGGTAGGCGGCTCTAGCCGTCTTTCCGCGTTTCGCGGCACACAGCCACGCTCCTTTAGGGCGTGGGAAAGGTTCGCTCAACGATTCCTAGCCCGTTTCAATGGGCTTAAATCCAACTGGCTTAAGCCGCCGGAGGTAAGGACGGTAAACCGCCCTAAGAAAATCTCTCACAACCCGACCACGCCCTAAAGGAGCGTGGCTATATGCCCTTCAGGAAAGCCGCGTAAAACGCGGCTGACAAATCTTCGGGCTTTGCCCGGTGATGAGCGAGCGGTTGCGGGCCTACCACCGCACTGGCGTTTTTGTGCCAGAAACGGCTACGCCTTTCCGTCCGTCAAACTAAATAGACCAAGGAGGCTCGGCCTCCGAACGCCGCGAATATCGGAGGCACAGTCGTCGCCTTCTCGCCGGGCGAAGCTATGCTTCGCCGTCGGGCCAATAATTTATCGTGCGGTTCCGCCGCCGCTTTGGTGGTCGTCGCAAAGCGAACGGCACAGCAAGAGATTTTAGGGTGCCTCAAGCACAGCTTTTCCGCTCGGCGGAAAGAACGTTTCGTATTAGCGTATAATCTAATAATGAAGCCGATTTTTCTATCCATATTGCTTTTCCACCTTGCCGTTGTGTTTATCAGCACAGAAGGTAAGTAACGCGAGCGTCGAAGTTATCGATTGTGGTTTCGGTAGCGAAAATTGAGGAGGTAGAGATGAACGCGGGTTCAAGCGGTCCTTTTCGAAACAGTCGTACATTTGGCAAATACTCTGACAAATCGCGGTACCCGACCGGTGATTCTTATGCAGAAAGAACCAGACGTAAAAGGGGCAGTGCTTACGAAAAAAGGATATCAGGGTGGATTTCAGGGCTCCGATGTGTTGGCTGATTACATGGGGGAATATTATTCGTCATCTTATTTTATGGACGCCGAACGATGGGCAGAGATAGAGAGGAAATTTGATAAATCTTTGCCTCCACAGGAGTTGACCCGCACTCTACAAGCAGGCGAATCAATAGAGTTTGAAACCAAGATATGCTTTTAATCTTCCTAAAATATACAAATACGAAGAGATCAACTTCGGCCTCGTCAATCAATCCTTAATTTCATAAAGCAGATGTCCCCGTCGAAGCTAACGCTCGAATACAGAACCTGGTCAACAGTTAGTTTAGGTAGGGGATACAGAGGTAAGAATCGAGGAAATTTATAGCCTAAACTTGCTAATCGCTGGCGTAGTAAAGGTGACCTCACCACCCCGAAGACATAGATGTTAAGGCAATCCCAATAGACTCCAATTTAATTCAGCTAAGATCTCAGTCAAATAAATGTCCCAGCCCTCCGGCGAAGGTTGAATGTTACGCCCTTACTAACGTGCGGGCTTGTGCATTCGGAGAATCGCAAAATACGTCGCATTGCCGTGTAAAATGTAGCATTGCGTTTTGATACTAATATATTCGGAGATCGATTTAACACATGTCATTAACAGTTGTGGGTAGTGTGGCGTTTGATGCTTTGGAGACGCCGTTTGGGCAGAGGGATAAGATATTGGGCGGGGCGGCGACGCATTTTGGCCTTGTCGGCGAGCTTTTTACGAAGGTGAACGCGGTCGGCGTCGTCGGCGGTGATTTTGGCGACGAAGAATGGGCCGTTTTTAAGCGTCACGCGATCAATACCGACGACATCCAGATCGTGCCCGAGGGCAAGACGTTCTTTTGGAAGGGCCGCTACGACTACGACATGAACACGGCGCACACGCTCGACACGCAGCTAAATGTGTTCGAGACGTTCGAGCCGAAGCTGAGCGAGAATTCGCAGAGTGCGGAGTTCCTTTTCCTCGCGAACATCCTGCCGATGCTGCAAAAACAGGTGCGCGAGCAGATGCCGGACGCGAAGTTCGTGGCGATGGACACGATGAATTTTTGGATCACTTCGATGAAGGACGCCCTCATCGAGACCATCAAGGTCGTCGATTGCATCATCATCAATGACGCCGAGGCGAGGCAGCTGACGGACGAGGCGAGCATCCACGCCGCCGCACGCAAGATCATGGAGATCGGCCTCAAAGCCGTCGTCATCAAACGCGGCGAATACGGCGCGACGCTCTTTACGCAGAACGGCTATTTTGCGACGCCGGCATATCCGCTCGAGAGCGTTTTCGACCCGACCGGAGCCGGCGACACGTTCGCCGGCGGTTTTATGGGCTATCTCGCCGCTCACAAAGAAGTGACCAACGACACGCTCCGGCGGGCGATGGTCTACGGCTCGGTGATGGCTTCGTTCAACGTGGAGAAATTTGGAACGGAACGCGTCGATGCTCTCGATTATCCTGAGATCACCGAACGTTTCAAGGCGTTCAAGACGATGACGCACTTTGACGATATTCCGTTTGAAAGAGCCGCGAACGCATAGTTGTTGTATCTTGGTTTTATGAGTTGCCTCCACTTTTAGGTGGAGGTTGAGTGCTTTCGAGGTCTCGGGCTTTAGCCCAAATTTGGCTAAAGCAGGGAAATTTGCTTGCCTATCCACTAGCTACGGCGTCAGCACTGGCCGATCCGTGAGGCCAAAACCTAGTGGCAACTCATTTTCGATCCGGTGAAGATGGACAAGAAGAACGACAATCCGCTGGTTCGTTTTGAGCCGCCAAAGACCAATTACCCGCTGATCATCGCGAGCGGTGCCGTATTGGTGCTGTCGATCGCGGGCGTGGTGTTGTCCGTGCGTGAACAGAGTATTGCGGCGGCCGTCGTTTGTGCTGCGGCGGCGTTCGTTTTCGTGCTGGTCGTGCTGCTTTATATGGCGGACAAACGCCGGACGGCGGCGACCGACGATCGTAAATTCATCCGCTGGGATGCCGCGATGCCTGAGCTGCAGCGGCAGAATGTTAATCTCGAGGTCCACGAACTCGCACGGCTGTTAAACGTCGGCGGCGATTCGCTGACCGATCTGCTGACGGCCTACATCGTCGCCGAAGACCTCGCCCTGCGGCAGATCCAGCAGGAAGAGAACCTGCCGCTGATGCGTCACGTGAATATCGGCGGAGCGTCGTTTGACGGCATTTTGGTCGAACAGGACCTGATCACGTGTATCGAGGTCTCGTTCCTCGTCACGCCCGACGTCCGGCAGGAAAAGATCGAGTCGATGCTCAAAAAAGTGTCGCTTGCAAAGAAGAACCTCGCCGAGGCAAGGAGTCGATTGCGTTTGCGTCTGATGCTCGTCCTCGTCACGCAGATGACCCAGGACGAAGAAGAACATCTCCGCGGCATGCTGATCACACGTCGTTTCACCGAAACGCCCGTCGATATCGACATCAGAATGCTCGATTTTGAGATGCTGCAGAAAGTGTATGTTAGTGAGTAGGGCGTACGGACGATGCACAGGGGACGAGTGATTCTTGCTCGCCACTCGTCACTCGGCACTCGCCCCTAAAATCTTATGTTAAAAGACAAAGTAGGAATGATATTCGGGGTCGCGAATAAGCGGTCGATCGCTTGGGCTTGTGCTGTGGCTTGTGCCGGGCAGGGCGCCAAGATGGCGTTTACTTATCAGGCCGAGCGGATCAAGGAGAACGTCGAGGAACTTGCCGCAACGCTCGATGGTTCGCTGGTCGTGCCGTGCGACGTGTCCGATCAGGACCAGGTCGATGCGGCGTTCGCCGCCGTCAAAGAGAAATACGGCAAACTCGATTTTCTCGTACATTCGATCGCATTTGCACCCAAAGAGGCTCTCGAAGGCGAGTTTGTCGACACGACACGCGACGCGTTTCGAACTGCTCTTGAGGTCAGCGCCTATTCGCTTACGCAGATCTCCGCCGCCGCAAAGCCGCTGATGACCGATGGCGGTTCGATCATTACGATGACGTATTACGGCGCCGAAAAGGTGGTGATGAATTATAACGTGATGGGCGTCGCCAAGGCCGCTCTCGAGGCCTCGACACGTTATCTCGCGTCCGATCTAGGCAAACACAACATCCGTGTCAACGCGATCTCGGCTGGTCCGATAAACACTCTGTCGGCACGCGGCGTTAAAGGCATGGGGTCCCTGCTCGCGTACGTCGGCCAGCGTTCGCCGCTGCAGCGTAACGTTACGCAGACCGAAGTCGGAAACACCGCGATGTTTCTCGTCAGCGACCTGTCGAGCGGTATTACAGGCGAGACGATCTACGTCGATTGCGGTTATAACATAATGGGAATCTAATCAATTATGAATGAGGAATGAGGAATGAGGAATGAGGAACGCATAACCCTGCTTCTAAGATTCATAATTCTGCATTCATCATTCTGCATTTACAAAATGGCAGTTAAAAAAACAACCAAATCCAAGCCGACGGTGAGCCGTAAGAAGAAGATCGCGGTCCCGGCGACCGTTGCCGAGGCGAAGGAACGCGAGACCGAGCCCGGATATTGGCACCTGACTGACGACGAGATTTTGCTTCGCTCGCCGGAACCTGATGATCCGTATCGGACGTCTGATTCGTGGCGAACGTTTCGAATCATGGGCGAATTCGTCAACGGTTTTGACGAGCTGGCGACTATCACTCGCGGCGTTTCGATATTCGGTTCGGCACGCACGCATCCTGACGATCCGATGTACGAATCTGCCCGTGAGGTCGGGCTTCTGCTCGGTGCCGCAGGTTTTGAGATAATCACAGGAGGCGGCCCGGGCATCATGCAGGCCGCGAATCAAGGCGCACACGAGGCTGGAGCGGTCTCGGTCGGCTGCAACATCCAACTGCCATTCGAGCAGGCCGCGAACCCGTATTTGACCAAATCACTGACGTTCAAATACTTCATGGTTCGCAAGACGATGTTCATCAAATACAGCAACGCCTATGTCATCTTCCCCGGCGGTTTCGGCACGATGGACGAGTTATTCGAGGCATTGACGCTGATACAGACCAAAAAGATCCGCAACTTCCCGGTCGTACTTTTCGGCTCACAATACTGGCGCGGAATGCTGCAATGGATCACATCGGCAATGCTCCACGAAAAATACATCAACAGCGAAGATCTCGGCTTGATACACCTTACCGATTCACCTCGCGACGCCGTCGATTTCATCATTAAGACGTGTTACGCCGGGATCGATAATGGCAAAAGGTAGTCAGATGTCAGATGCTAACACTACTAAGCTGATCTCTGATCTTCGAATGCCGATGACATCCAATTTAGATATGGCTCTGATACCTTCTCTGCCTTGATCGCGACGATCTCGGGGATGTCGTAGCTGTGGTTTGCGGTAATGAACGAGGCGAGTTCGTCGTATTTTTCTTCGAGGGTCTTTATCAGCAGCAGGTGTTCGCTTTCCTTGTTGACCTTTCCTTCCCAAACATAGACCGATGTCATCGGCGGCAATATCTGGACGCAGGCGGCAAGCTTTGACTCGATGATCTTAACGGCCATGGCGTCGGACTCATGAAGAGACGGAACTGTGGTCATCACGATCAACATTCGGCTACCTAGCGGACTGAAGTTTCTTTGCGATCTTTTGAACGTCATCCAAAACCCTCAACAAATTTCCGCTCCAGAGTTTGGCCATTTGCTGCTTGGTGTAGCCGCGGCGGACAAGTTCGATGGTGACGTTGAGGGTTTCTGAGGCGTCGTCCCAGCCTTCGACTCCGCCGCCGCCGTCAAAATCGGACGAGATGCCGACATGGTCGATCCCGATCTTCTTCACCAAATAGTCGATATGGTTGACGAAATCCTTGACGTTCACGTCCGGAGCTTTTTCGGCGAGACGCTCTTTGATGATCGGAGCGATCTTTGCACGAAAGGCACGGACGTTGGCCATATAGACGTTGCGTTCGGCCTCGGGCAGCTTCATCGCATCGGCACGGGCGAGGATCTTGAAGCCCTCTTTGGCTGCAAGTTCCGCACTGATCTCATTCGATAGTTTCGAACGCAGCTCGCTTTTTTCCTTGCTGACGTAGGCACGAAACGCGACCGCCTGAACGACGCCGCCGTTTCGCTTGATCAGTTCGAGTTCCTCATCACTCAGATTCCGGCTGTGATCACAAAGTGCTCGAGCTCCTGAGTGCGATGCGATGACCGGTGCTTTTGTGAGTTTCAGAACCTGTATGTTCGACTCTTTTGACGGGTGCGAGAGATCGATCATGATGCCCCATTTGTTCATCTCGGCGACAGCCCTTTTGCCGAGATCGCTGAGGCCGTTGTGGAGCCAGACCTTGTCGGCCTCTCCGGTATTCGAATCGGCAAACTGGCTGTGGCCGTTGTGACTGAGCGACATATAACGCGCTCCGCGCATCGCAAAATCCTTGATGTTGGCGAGGTCGGTGCCGACCGGATAGGCGTTTTCGACGCCGATCATGGCGATCTTTTTGCCCGCTTTGTTGATACGGCGAACGTCCTTTGACGTGAGTGCAAGTTCGATCTGGTTTGGGGCGATCTTTTCGGTGAGGCGACGGATCGCGTCGAATTTGTCGATGGCGTTCTTGTATGCCGATTTATAGCCATCGTCGGTGAGCGGCCCCTGGCCCGTATAAACGATCATCCACGAGACGTCGAGCCCCCCGCGTGTCATTTTCGGCAGATTTACCTGATTTGGCAGATCCTGCGTGTAGTTTACCGCGTCGGTAAAGTTCCGCGTGTCGATGTCATTGTGCGTGTCGAGCGTGATCACCTCGGCATGGATCTTTTTCGCTTTGGCGATCAGCTTGGCTTCGTCATCGACCGTTTGGGCATTGATCGAAACACCGGAAAATGCGGCAAGAACTGACGCAAATACAACTGCGGACAAGAAACGCTTCATAATATTATTGAGTCTGATCTATTTCCTTTTCATCAATTCCTGATACTCGCCGCTTTCGACCCATTGGAGTATCTCGGAGACTCGCCAAACGGGTAGCGGGTGTGTAAGACCGGCGTTGATGACGTTTGCCCAGAATTTATCGAGGCCTTTTTCGTCGCAATTCTTTTGAAATTCACGGCCTTGTTCGAGAAACAGGTCGTAATCGATCTTTGAGGCGAATGTGCCGCCGGCGAGCTTCATCATTGTCCGGCCGATAGCGTGCGGATCCTGTGTAACAAGCAAAGCCGCACGGTCGCATGAGAGTTCTGCCCGGCGTGCCCATGCCAGCAAAGCGCTGTTGATGCCCATTGAGACGATCAGTTTGAAGATGTCCGAGCCAGGCATCAGCTTGGCGACCGAAGCGTTGGCGAGCAGTTCCATCAGCCGAGCGGCCGTTAAATAAAGGACGTGTTCCGAGTGAATGTGGCCGACCTCGTGAGCGATAACGGCAAGGGTCTCGTCTTCGCTGAGGCGTTCGAGCAGGGCCGAGTGGAGCACGATGTACGGCTTTTCGACGCCGTAGGTAAAGGCGTTGACGATCGGGTTTTGCTGGATGAAGAGGTCCGGCATATCGACGCCGAGCGTCGTGCAGGCGATCTGTAACTTGGCGTGAATGTCAGGACATTGCTTGGCAGTGACCTTGACCGAGCCGGCCATCAGGGCAACGTGGATCGCTGATTCAAAAGTGACGGCGATCAATTTCTTAAGCATCGAATCGATACCCGGGATCGCACGCAAAGCTGCAAGAGCCTTGCTGTCGTCAGGATGGATGTAGTCGTGTTTCGACAGGTCCGCAAACTTCTTGTGCGGCTCGTTCGAGAGCGGCAGCTTACATTTGCCACAGTTCGCCGAATTGTTCTTGTAACCGTCCTTGACCGCATTCTTCTGCCCGCAATAGCGGCAGCGGACCGAAAGAGTTTTTGTTATTGCAGCAGAAGGTTCTTCGCCTGATGGTGTCTTTTTTGGCATAAAAGGATTTTATGAATTGCCACTAGCTTTAGCTAGTGGAACGGGCAATTATTTGTATTGGGCTTTTGCCCCGATCTCGATCTAATATGAGTACGAGAATGATCGGCGATTGTTCGGCTAAAGCCGGAACAATCTTATTCCTAGACCACGAGCTGAAGCTAGTGGCAATGTTTAAAGCCATTATCTCGAAAGCCTCACGATCGTCTCAACATGATGCGTCTGCGGAAACAGGTCGATGGCCGTCATCGTGTCGATCCGGTAACCGCGATCAAGTAATATTCGCAGGTCACGGGCCAGGAT from Acidobacteriota bacterium includes the following:
- a CDS encoding bifunctional hydroxymethylpyrimidine kinase/phosphomethylpyrimidine kinase gives rise to the protein MSLTVVGSVAFDALETPFGQRDKILGGAATHFGLVGELFTKVNAVGVVGGDFGDEEWAVFKRHAINTDDIQIVPEGKTFFWKGRYDYDMNTAHTLDTQLNVFETFEPKLSENSQSAEFLFLANILPMLQKQVREQMPDAKFVAMDTMNFWITSMKDALIETIKVVDCIIINDAEARQLTDEASIHAAARKIMEIGLKAVVIKRGEYGATLFTQNGYFATPAYPLESVFDPTGAGDTFAGGFMGYLAAHKEVTNDTLRRAMVYGSVMASFNVEKFGTERVDALDYPEITERFKAFKTMTHFDDIPFERAANA
- a CDS encoding enoyl-ACP reductase yields the protein MLKDKVGMIFGVANKRSIAWACAVACAGQGAKMAFTYQAERIKENVEELAATLDGSLVVPCDVSDQDQVDAAFAAVKEKYGKLDFLVHSIAFAPKEALEGEFVDTTRDAFRTALEVSAYSLTQISAAAKPLMTDGGSIITMTYYGAEKVVMNYNVMGVAKAALEASTRYLASDLGKHNIRVNAISAGPINTLSARGVKGMGSLLAYVGQRSPLQRNVTQTEVGNTAMFLVSDLSSGITGETIYVDCGYNIMGI
- a CDS encoding TIGR00730 family Rossman fold protein gives rise to the protein MAVKKTTKSKPTVSRKKKIAVPATVAEAKERETEPGYWHLTDDEILLRSPEPDDPYRTSDSWRTFRIMGEFVNGFDELATITRGVSIFGSARTHPDDPMYESAREVGLLLGAAGFEIITGGGPGIMQAANQGAHEAGAVSVGCNIQLPFEQAANPYLTKSLTFKYFMVRKTMFIKYSNAYVIFPGGFGTMDELFEALTLIQTKKIRNFPVVLFGSQYWRGMLQWITSAMLHEKYINSEDLGLIHLTDSPRDAVDFIIKTCYAGIDNGKR
- a CDS encoding divalent-cation tolerance protein CutA, producing MLIVMTTVPSLHESDAMAVKIIESKLAACVQILPPMTSVYVWEGKVNKESEHLLLIKTLEEKYDELASFITANHSYDIPEIVAIKAEKVSEPYLNWMSSAFEDQRSA
- a CDS encoding dipeptidase, with the translated sequence MKRFLSAVVFASVLAAFSGVSINAQTVDDEAKLIAKAKKIHAEVITLDTHNDIDTRNFTDAVNYTQDLPNQVNLPKMTRGGLDVSWMIVYTGQGPLTDDGYKSAYKNAIDKFDAIRRLTEKIAPNQIELALTSKDVRRINKAGKKIAMIGVENAYPVGTDLANIKDFAMRGARYMSLSHNGHSQFADSNTGEADKVWLHNGLSDLGKRAVAEMNKWGIMIDLSHPSKESNIQVLKLTKAPVIASHSGARALCDHSRNLSDEELELIKRNGGVVQAVAFRAYVSKEKSELRSKLSNEISAELAAKEGFKILARADAMKLPEAERNVYMANVRAFRAKIAPIIKERLAEKAPDVNVKDFVNHIDYLVKKIGIDHVGISSDFDGGGGVEGWDDASETLNVTIELVRRGYTKQQMAKLWSGNLLRVLDDVQKIAKKLQSAR
- a CDS encoding M48 family metallopeptidase, whose amino-acid sequence is MPKKTPSGEEPSAAITKTLSVRCRYCGQKNAVKDGYKNNSANCGKCKLPLSNEPHKKFADLSKHDYIHPDDSKALAALRAIPGIDSMLKKLIAVTFESAIHVALMAGSVKVTAKQCPDIHAKLQIACTTLGVDMPDLFIQQNPIVNAFTYGVEKPYIVLHSALLERLSEDETLAVIAHEVGHIHSEHVLYLTAARLMELLANASVAKLMPGSDIFKLIVSMGINSALLAWARRAELSCDRAALLVTQDPHAIGRTMMKLAGGTFASKIDYDLFLEQGREFQKNCDEKGLDKFWANVINAGLTHPLPVWRVSEILQWVESGEYQELMKRK